A region from the Lentimonas sp. CC4 genome encodes:
- a CDS encoding RluA family pseudouridine synthase: MIAHSHTTQVSDLPLGLGVRLITSNKHGIVALDKPAGVMSHPNTDEETKRALLQAHYDYDEEVFTWKVGDVEHRAWLINRLDSPTSGVILLALNDEINTTIKQMFSTHKVSKIYYALVKHAPAIPAGSWSDQLKKNVYRGKKLIKGGQLIPAKTRYQVIKTPTGGFPVALLRLMPLTGRTHQLRVQCQNHRHPVVGDRTYGSFSFNKEVAMETGERRMMLHSGETSMRYAFKGQMHEFKAVSELPEAFATVMRFRPGLHAGKAPVPMASKAPSGRSALEGRRFRR, encoded by the coding sequence ATGATTGCCCACTCACATACAACACAAGTCAGTGATTTGCCTTTAGGACTCGGGGTTCGTTTGATTACTTCAAACAAACATGGTATCGTCGCGCTCGATAAGCCTGCAGGGGTAATGTCGCATCCGAATACGGACGAAGAGACGAAGCGTGCGCTGCTCCAGGCTCATTATGATTACGACGAGGAGGTGTTTACATGGAAGGTCGGTGATGTGGAGCACCGTGCATGGCTGATCAATCGTCTCGATTCGCCGACATCTGGCGTGATTCTACTCGCATTGAACGACGAGATCAATACCACGATCAAACAGATGTTCTCAACGCATAAGGTGAGCAAGATTTACTATGCGTTAGTTAAGCATGCGCCAGCGATACCTGCAGGCTCTTGGAGTGATCAATTAAAGAAGAACGTGTATCGTGGAAAGAAGCTAATTAAGGGCGGTCAACTCATTCCTGCTAAGACGCGTTATCAGGTGATCAAGACACCGACTGGAGGGTTTCCTGTCGCGCTGCTTCGCTTGATGCCATTGACTGGGCGCACCCATCAGTTGCGTGTGCAGTGTCAAAATCATCGGCACCCTGTGGTCGGTGACCGCACATATGGTAGCTTTAGTTTTAATAAAGAGGTCGCCATGGAAACAGGTGAGAGGCGCATGATGCTCCACTCCGGCGAAACTTCTATGCGCTATGCGTTTAAGGGGCAGATGCATGAGTTTAAGGCCGTATCTGAACTTCCAGAAGCCTTTGCTACAGTGATGCGTTTTCGCCCAGGTCTCCATGCCGGCAAAGCACCCGTTCCGATGGCGTCGAAAGCACCATCAGGTCGCAGTGCCTTAGAGGGACGTCGCTTTCGTCGTTAG
- a CDS encoding peroxiredoxin-like family protein, translated as MTTLREQTDAQIEKTRSAKPEFMQSVDDVLDEARNFEAGSHTPEIGAPAPDFELPDASGRRIALSKLLAKGPLIVSFYRGSWCPYCNLELRALQNRLAEIHAQGAELVLISPQMPDASLSQREKSDLDFPVLSDQGASVAARYGVAWEVPELLLEHMRVDRKLDLAAINGGNGNILPIPATFVVNREGIVVWKFVDVDYRKRAEPSDILEALERL; from the coding sequence ATGACAACACTTCGCGAACAAACAGATGCTCAGATTGAAAAAACGCGCTCGGCCAAACCCGAGTTTATGCAATCCGTGGATGACGTCTTGGACGAAGCACGTAACTTCGAAGCTGGCAGCCATACTCCAGAGATTGGAGCACCCGCACCTGATTTTGAATTGCCTGATGCGTCAGGTCGTCGAATCGCACTTTCAAAGTTGCTGGCCAAGGGACCACTGATTGTGAGCTTTTACCGAGGCAGTTGGTGCCCCTACTGTAACCTGGAACTTCGTGCGCTTCAGAACCGACTCGCTGAAATCCATGCTCAGGGGGCGGAATTGGTCTTAATTAGCCCTCAAATGCCGGATGCTTCGTTATCGCAGCGCGAAAAGAGCGACTTAGATTTCCCCGTCCTCTCCGATCAAGGAGCGAGTGTTGCCGCCCGTTATGGTGTCGCTTGGGAAGTGCCTGAGCTTCTCCTAGAGCATATGCGAGTGGATCGGAAACTTGATTTAGCCGCCATCAATGGAGGCAATGGCAACATTCTTCCGATTCCAGCTACATTTGTTGTCAACCGCGAGGGCATAGTGGTCTGGAAGTTTGTTGATGTGGATTATCGAAAACGTGCCGAACCGTCTGATATTCTCGAAGCATTGGAGCGCCTTTAA
- a CDS encoding DUF1080 domain-containing protein has translation MSALPLTLLPLLSCFASAEPVVDSPEPQLKGDQVVQLITDHSLEGWKVPSTRWSIKDGAITGDTMGVKLQTPEWLYTNDSFTDFIFSAEVKLSGGPKANSGIYFRVTPFTFTRGKPGTKYEAPSGYEYDAGLGSRHNGSLGDWYARPKLRIFADQKVMKQIFKAEDWNRMTIRAKGKHIEYWLNGTKIIDYTDNDPKRSKAGPIGIQMHDNLVMKVALRKAVILPLVDDQK, from the coding sequence TTGTCTGCACTTCCACTCACTCTCCTACCCCTGCTCTCCTGCTTTGCCTCGGCTGAGCCAGTCGTAGACTCGCCCGAACCGCAACTGAAAGGCGATCAGGTAGTTCAGTTGATCACCGATCACTCTCTAGAAGGCTGGAAGGTTCCCTCGACACGATGGTCGATCAAGGATGGAGCGATCACGGGTGACACCATGGGAGTGAAACTCCAGACCCCAGAATGGCTCTATACGAACGACAGCTTTACTGACTTCATCTTCTCCGCTGAAGTCAAGCTGAGCGGCGGCCCGAAGGCCAACTCGGGGATCTACTTTCGCGTCACCCCCTTTACCTTCACTCGAGGCAAGCCGGGGACGAAATATGAAGCGCCCTCAGGATATGAGTATGATGCGGGGCTTGGCAGCAGGCACAATGGTTCACTCGGAGACTGGTATGCCCGCCCGAAGCTGAGAATATTTGCCGATCAAAAGGTAATGAAGCAGATCTTCAAAGCCGAAGACTGGAACCGCATGACCATCCGAGCCAAAGGCAAGCATATCGAATACTGGTTAAACGGAACGAAGATCATCGACTACACCGACAATGATCCCAAACGCTCCAAAGCGGGACCGATTGGCATACAAATGCACGACAATCTCGTGATGAAGGTAGCGCTTAGGAAAGCCGTCATCCTCCCCCTCGTCGATGATCAGAAGTGA
- a CDS encoding lytic transglycosylase domain-containing protein, protein MPIDHHYHRDERLIIRVAVALGVLLGCLTIFLTQKYSPTREQVLPEDVWALINELSSQADLDPEFVYAVAWAESSLNAKARSSVARGIMQVTRPAWEQVTDESYSLAWEWQLNIRIAIDYLVYCRAYLKSNDAFSYPLLAASYRYGPYYVKDKEFDMKQIKPPKNEIYERIFSGNVRPVPPPEIVVQ, encoded by the coding sequence ATGCCCATCGATCATCACTACCACCGAGACGAACGCCTCATTATTCGGGTTGCAGTGGCGCTAGGGGTGCTGCTTGGGTGTTTGACGATATTCCTCACTCAGAAATATAGCCCAACTCGTGAACAAGTGCTACCAGAAGATGTCTGGGCGCTGATCAATGAGCTCTCCAGTCAGGCTGATTTAGATCCGGAGTTCGTGTATGCTGTGGCTTGGGCCGAGAGTAGCCTAAATGCGAAGGCTCGAAGTTCGGTGGCACGTGGCATCATGCAGGTGACTCGTCCAGCATGGGAGCAAGTGACAGATGAGTCCTATAGTTTAGCATGGGAATGGCAGTTAAATATACGTATCGCCATTGATTATCTGGTATATTGCCGTGCGTATTTGAAGTCGAATGATGCATTTAGCTACCCATTGTTGGCGGCGAGTTATCGTTACGGGCCCTATTATGTGAAGGATAAAGAGTTTGATATGAAGCAGATCAAACCACCAAAAAACGAAATCTATGAACGTATCTTCTCGGGGAATGTGAGGCCTGTTCCGCCGCCAGAAATAGTCGTGCAGTGA
- a CDS encoding TolC family protein, translated as MLTELKTFSALLCFSLCLAVSATAQKNETAAEVASILATTVEVGPQVMTLDAMFELIKETSPEVLYERESVRRALEQSFQQRAALLPQMALTASQTRQQFGRGFAGDAFDSSPFNSFGTRVEGTQTVFDADKYASYRIAKLEHDIAEMNYEVAVQDILDQAVLLYFTQLRDLNREKIVKGNIKRSQELLKLANDQLAAGAGVRIDVTRAESRVLQDERDLWIAKTRVKTSLLQLKALLDLDLDSELHLDESLINELRQPPAMAEYEVKGASLIGSRPELASQKKRLDQALLARKAASWRRLPSVELFGDWGYDSNEAFDGDYDKAWLVGVRASVPIFEGGRIRSQKREAAAAARQASYQMRVLEREIESEFRTSMFDMNSRYQEIELSSQEIVLGHDEVKQASLRYREGLADNRELIDAQQGLADAELSHLNSAYLYSLSRLAFARAIGAVETVLD; from the coding sequence ATGCTTACAGAACTCAAGACTTTCAGTGCGTTGCTGTGCTTTTCCTTGTGTCTGGCGGTTTCCGCGACTGCTCAGAAGAATGAAACTGCGGCGGAGGTTGCGTCGATTTTAGCGACGACAGTCGAAGTCGGGCCGCAGGTGATGACCTTGGACGCGATGTTTGAGCTGATCAAAGAGACCAGTCCGGAAGTGCTCTACGAGCGCGAGAGTGTGCGCCGTGCATTGGAGCAAAGTTTTCAACAGCGCGCGGCTTTGTTACCTCAGATGGCACTGACAGCTTCGCAGACTCGGCAGCAGTTTGGGCGTGGTTTTGCGGGCGATGCATTTGATTCGTCGCCATTCAACTCGTTCGGCACTCGCGTGGAAGGAACTCAGACAGTATTTGATGCTGATAAATATGCAAGTTATCGAATCGCCAAGTTGGAGCACGACATCGCGGAAATGAATTATGAGGTGGCGGTGCAGGATATACTCGATCAGGCGGTGTTGCTGTATTTTACTCAGTTGCGAGATCTGAATCGAGAAAAGATCGTTAAAGGTAATATTAAGCGCAGTCAGGAGCTTTTGAAATTGGCGAATGACCAGTTGGCCGCCGGAGCGGGGGTTCGGATTGATGTGACGCGTGCGGAATCTCGGGTCTTACAAGATGAGCGCGATCTTTGGATTGCAAAAACGCGTGTGAAGACGTCGTTACTACAATTGAAGGCATTACTGGATCTAGATTTGGACTCAGAGTTGCACTTGGATGAGTCTTTGATTAATGAGCTACGCCAGCCTCCGGCGATGGCAGAGTATGAAGTGAAGGGTGCGTCATTGATTGGTTCTCGGCCTGAACTTGCGAGTCAAAAGAAGCGCTTGGATCAGGCATTGTTAGCGCGTAAGGCGGCGTCCTGGAGGCGCTTGCCAAGTGTGGAGCTGTTTGGGGATTGGGGGTATGACTCGAATGAGGCTTTTGATGGTGATTATGATAAAGCCTGGCTGGTCGGGGTGCGCGCCTCGGTGCCGATCTTTGAGGGAGGGCGTATTCGGTCGCAAAAGCGCGAGGCAGCAGCAGCGGCTCGACAAGCGAGTTATCAAATGCGCGTGCTGGAACGAGAGATCGAGAGCGAGTTTCGCACCTCTATGTTCGATATGAACTCTCGCTATCAAGAGATTGAGCTCTCTAGTCAGGAGATCGTGCTTGGTCATGACGAAGTGAAGCAGGCTAGTTTACGCTACCGTGAAGGGCTCGCAGATAACCGCGAGCTAATCGATGCGCAGCAAGGTCTCGCCGATGCTGAACTCAGTCACTTGAACTCGGCTTATCTATATAGCCTGAGTCGTCTGGCCTTTGCCCGTGCAATCGGTGCAGTTGAGACGGTCTTGGATTGA
- a CDS encoding TonB C-terminal domain-containing protein: MSTHTLVQSSTAIRTENPFYEARREQWWTTSAALLVALLVHISAIVLLPDVLMNSDASADLSNEEMEVMLLPPEPIVPEELKFVEANPEAPENEPDRKDQYSFRAQQAADENPNEALLDAPSVDGEEDSQKIVQGAMEQVPPVTPGVYAPAVQPGEGEGTDGGKAGAEAAAMVPPAEPLPAPAFIQQKPVTEDGPGSSLETPGVGEEVVENPVPDAPINVYKPQPQTVEQQAQQEGDGSGGANVKPMPRARPTLSPDLIHGPLMRSEGSASRRGALAIDATFSEFGEYEQQFYAALQAGWYQEIEFFQPIDTSTRVVVRFRITADGVIHDVEILHTTASEIASLICQTALTKRSPFRPWTKEMVKVFGQERVLEVSFHYR, translated from the coding sequence TTGTCTACACACACTTTGGTTCAATCATCTACAGCAATACGCACGGAGAATCCGTTTTACGAAGCACGGCGAGAGCAGTGGTGGACGACATCGGCGGCTCTGTTGGTAGCGCTGTTGGTTCATATCAGTGCGATTGTGCTATTGCCAGATGTGTTAATGAACTCGGATGCATCTGCAGATCTGAGCAATGAGGAAATGGAAGTAATGCTTCTGCCGCCTGAGCCCATCGTCCCCGAAGAGTTGAAATTCGTTGAAGCCAATCCCGAAGCGCCTGAAAATGAGCCGGATCGCAAGGATCAGTATTCTTTTCGGGCACAGCAAGCCGCTGATGAGAATCCCAACGAGGCACTACTCGATGCGCCCAGCGTTGATGGCGAGGAAGATTCACAAAAAATCGTGCAAGGTGCGATGGAGCAAGTGCCGCCAGTGACTCCCGGTGTCTATGCGCCTGCCGTTCAACCTGGCGAAGGCGAGGGCACTGACGGCGGTAAGGCCGGTGCGGAAGCGGCAGCGATGGTTCCGCCAGCCGAGCCATTGCCTGCCCCCGCATTTATTCAGCAGAAGCCTGTAACTGAAGACGGTCCTGGGAGCAGCCTTGAAACGCCTGGCGTCGGTGAGGAAGTCGTCGAAAATCCGGTTCCCGATGCCCCGATTAATGTTTATAAGCCACAACCGCAGACCGTGGAGCAACAAGCCCAGCAGGAGGGCGATGGTAGCGGTGGTGCGAACGTGAAGCCGATGCCACGTGCGCGTCCAACATTGTCTCCTGACTTGATCCATGGGCCGTTAATGCGCTCTGAAGGCTCCGCGAGTCGCCGTGGGGCATTAGCGATCGATGCGACCTTTAGTGAGTTTGGCGAATATGAGCAGCAGTTTTACGCAGCACTCCAGGCAGGATGGTATCAAGAGATCGAGTTCTTCCAGCCGATCGATACATCCACCCGCGTGGTCGTGCGTTTTCGAATTACCGCAGATGGAGTGATTCACGACGTCGAAATTTTGCACACAACCGCCAGTGAGATAGCGAGTTTGATCTGTCAGACCGCGCTCACGAAGCGTTCGCCCTTTCGCCCGTGGACAAAGGAAATGGTGAAAGTGTTCGGGCAAGAGCGTGTGTTAGAGGTCAGCTTTCACTATCGTTAA
- a CDS encoding Maf family protein, with translation MNQAAPHPQQLILASASPRRSELLERIGLSFCVRPADVEEHNSPDGGPAQMVINNAGLKADALVREYPDSLVLGSDTTVALDGIVLNKPVDLDEARSMLKQLSGREHTVYTAIALRWQAGEVCDDFVEASQVRFKTLDDATITKYFQCVNPLDKAGAYGIQSGREMIIEAVDGSVENVMGLPIQALEARLLELGFDFRA, from the coding sequence ATGAACCAAGCAGCTCCGCACCCACAACAACTCATCCTCGCCTCTGCCTCCCCTCGGCGCAGTGAACTGCTCGAACGCATCGGTCTGTCGTTTTGCGTCAGACCAGCCGATGTTGAAGAACATAATTCGCCTGACGGTGGCCCTGCACAGATGGTCATCAATAATGCGGGATTGAAGGCAGATGCTCTAGTTCGCGAGTATCCCGATTCGTTAGTGCTTGGTTCGGATACCACCGTCGCGCTGGACGGTATCGTGCTCAATAAGCCAGTCGATCTGGATGAGGCGCGCTCAATGTTAAAGCAGCTTTCTGGTCGTGAACATACTGTCTATACTGCGATCGCACTGCGTTGGCAGGCTGGCGAAGTGTGCGATGATTTTGTGGAAGCCAGCCAGGTTCGTTTTAAAACCTTGGATGATGCTACGATTACTAAGTATTTTCAGTGCGTTAACCCGCTCGATAAAGCGGGTGCCTATGGTATTCAATCTGGGCGCGAGATGATCATCGAAGCAGTTGATGGGTCGGTCGAAAATGTCATGGGATTGCCGATTCAAGCGCTGGAAGCTCGCTTATTAGAACTCGGCTTTGATTTTCGCGCATAA
- a CDS encoding peroxiredoxin-like family protein gives MLKKLTKSLILCLTCASAPVLLNAVTDDPREVNPIEVGSTAPEAELSDVEGNTVALSEALGSKKSILIFYRGGWCPYCTKHLAAIGQHEETILEKGYQIIAISPDLPEAAQEYADGIEYNYSIYSDPSLSATKAFGLAFESVSKRTKAKRILPVPAVFITDTEGRITYRHFDVNYKKRLSAEDLLKALD, from the coding sequence ATGCTCAAAAAATTAACTAAGTCACTGATCCTATGCCTCACATGCGCCTCCGCGCCCGTTCTACTCAATGCAGTTACCGATGACCCTCGCGAAGTGAATCCCATCGAGGTGGGCAGCACGGCACCAGAAGCTGAGCTAAGCGACGTCGAAGGCAATACGGTTGCTTTGAGCGAGGCATTAGGATCAAAAAAGAGCATCCTAATTTTCTACCGAGGTGGCTGGTGCCCCTATTGCACAAAGCACCTCGCAGCCATTGGCCAACATGAGGAGACCATCTTAGAAAAAGGTTATCAGATCATCGCGATCTCACCCGACCTGCCTGAAGCAGCTCAAGAGTATGCTGATGGAATTGAATATAACTACAGCATCTATTCGGATCCTAGCCTGTCCGCAACCAAGGCCTTCGGCCTCGCGTTTGAATCGGTGAGCAAACGAACAAAAGCCAAACGAATTCTACCAGTCCCAGCGGTATTCATCACCGATACCGAGGGGCGCATCACCTACCGCCACTTCGATGTGAACTACAAAAAGCGCCTCTCAGCCGAAGACTTGCTGAAAGCCCTCGATTAA
- a CDS encoding DMT family transporter, whose amino-acid sequence MIASRKQCILHAHLAALLFGGTALFAKLIELPAEVITFWRTVVAVVSVVILCRIRRQSLRLAHQRDMWMQIGIGCILGLHWGTYFAAIQLSSVAIGITALYVSPVLSVLIEAAIHKVWPDVIDLLLGVVVFIGVLFLAPDLSWKNEFTQGVLLGVVSAFFLAMRQILHTRSRVRSASGMTLLFYQLLGVGALFAYFGFNTDFEAVQGNVGYLLILGSIFTALPHFLNLSALRVLGARSVLIISSLMVPYSMVFSALLLDEMPNTKLLIGCALVMGAATIENFRTSSAKVSLSSKMT is encoded by the coding sequence ATGATCGCTTCGAGAAAGCAATGCATCTTGCATGCACACTTGGCTGCCTTGCTGTTTGGAGGCACGGCACTATTCGCAAAACTGATTGAGTTGCCTGCTGAGGTGATTACGTTCTGGCGCACTGTAGTCGCAGTGGTGTCAGTTGTTATTCTGTGTCGTATACGTAGGCAGTCTTTACGGTTGGCGCATCAACGAGATATGTGGATGCAGATCGGCATCGGTTGCATTCTCGGCTTGCATTGGGGCACGTATTTCGCGGCGATTCAGCTGTCTAGCGTGGCAATTGGCATTACGGCGCTGTATGTTTCACCAGTCCTATCGGTGTTGATCGAAGCGGCGATACATAAGGTGTGGCCTGATGTGATCGACCTGTTACTTGGAGTCGTTGTATTTATCGGTGTGCTGTTTCTGGCTCCAGACCTTAGTTGGAAGAATGAATTCACCCAGGGCGTTTTACTTGGAGTCGTCTCGGCATTCTTTCTCGCCATGCGCCAGATTCTGCATACTCGCTCGCGGGTGCGTAGTGCTTCTGGTATGACCCTATTGTTTTATCAATTGCTCGGAGTGGGGGCGCTGTTTGCTTATTTTGGTTTCAATACCGACTTTGAAGCAGTTCAGGGGAATGTGGGCTACTTGTTGATTCTAGGCTCAATCTTTACCGCATTACCGCACTTTTTAAATCTATCTGCATTACGTGTGCTGGGAGCCCGGAGTGTATTGATTATATCCAGCTTAATGGTGCCCTATAGCATGGTTTTTAGTGCACTGTTACTCGATGAAATGCCAAATACGAAACTTCTGATTGGTTGCGCGCTCGTCATGGGGGCAGCAACAATTGAGAATTTTAGAACTAGTAGTGCGAAGGTGTCCCTGTCATCGAAAATGACCTAG
- a CDS encoding DMT family transporter produces the protein MTAVALVAFAGNSVLCRVALKGELIDANLFTAVRIISGALAWFSFYLFQNKAKQLMHSGTLAGGLSLAIYMVSFSWAYLDLDTGVGALILFGLVQITMVVWSIARGELPSKLQVSGLTLALIGLAWLLLVPGVGAPALSAGLMMATSGVAWGAYTLLGQASTDPVRDTAGNFLRASPVALLIIIVSLDSLVWSSAGLVWAVMSGVLASATGYAIWYMVLRELSATRAAGLQLVVPVLASFGGLLFASEQLTGRLLSASALILGGVALVLKKKRVASR, from the coding sequence ATGACCGCTGTCGCCTTAGTGGCTTTTGCGGGAAATTCAGTTCTTTGCCGTGTGGCTCTTAAGGGCGAATTGATCGATGCAAATCTGTTTACGGCAGTTCGTATCATTTCTGGCGCGCTGGCTTGGTTCAGCTTTTATCTGTTTCAAAATAAAGCAAAGCAGCTCATGCACAGTGGCACACTGGCTGGAGGGCTGTCTCTGGCGATATACATGGTCTCATTTTCTTGGGCTTATCTTGATTTAGATACAGGGGTCGGAGCGCTCATTCTATTTGGACTGGTGCAAATCACGATGGTAGTTTGGTCCATTGCGCGTGGCGAGCTGCCTTCGAAGCTTCAAGTCAGTGGGCTGACGCTCGCGCTCATTGGCTTGGCTTGGCTTCTTCTAGTCCCTGGTGTCGGGGCTCCTGCGCTCTCTGCTGGACTGATGATGGCGACCTCTGGCGTTGCTTGGGGTGCGTATACGCTTCTGGGACAGGCTTCTACGGATCCGGTTCGAGATACGGCTGGTAACTTCTTAAGAGCTAGTCCAGTTGCTTTGCTTATTATAATTGTGTCTCTGGATTCCTTAGTTTGGTCCAGTGCAGGGCTGGTTTGGGCTGTAATGTCTGGTGTTTTAGCTTCGGCGACTGGTTACGCGATTTGGTATATGGTGTTACGAGAATTAAGCGCAACACGAGCGGCTGGTTTGCAATTAGTGGTGCCTGTGCTGGCATCATTTGGTGGCCTGCTGTTCGCTTCTGAACAGCTGACTGGCCGGCTGCTCTCTGCGTCGGCTCTAATTCTTGGTGGAGTAGCTTTAGTGCTCAAAAAGAAACGTGTTGCGAGTCGCTAA